The following are encoded together in the Halopseudomonas salegens genome:
- a CDS encoding YciK family oxidoreductase: MFDYQAPADLLRDKVILVTGAGDGIGKACALSCAAHGATVVLLGRTLSKLEAVYDAIEAAGHPQPGLCVLDLVTATEKDYDDLADQLFDTFGKLDGLVHNAGLLGPRTLMDQVKPEAWLQVMQVNLHAPFMLTRAMMPLLRAAETASVLCVSSSVGRTGRAYWGPYAVSKFALEGFMQVLADEQDGTSKIRVNSINPGATRTAMRAEAYPSEEPGNLVTPAEIMPAFLYLLGDDSLTVNGQALDAQ, encoded by the coding sequence ATGTTTGATTACCAAGCCCCTGCTGACCTGCTGCGCGACAAGGTCATTCTGGTTACCGGCGCCGGAGACGGCATCGGCAAGGCCTGCGCCCTGAGTTGTGCGGCACATGGCGCCACCGTCGTCCTGCTCGGGCGCACGCTGAGCAAGCTGGAAGCGGTCTATGACGCCATCGAGGCCGCAGGCCATCCACAACCGGGGCTCTGCGTGCTCGACCTCGTCACGGCAACGGAAAAGGATTATGACGACTTGGCCGATCAGCTCTTCGACACCTTCGGCAAGCTGGATGGCCTGGTCCATAACGCCGGCCTGCTTGGACCGCGGACGCTGATGGATCAGGTCAAACCGGAAGCCTGGCTGCAAGTCATGCAGGTCAATCTGCATGCGCCTTTTATGCTGACCCGGGCCATGATGCCCTTGCTGCGAGCCGCCGAGACAGCTTCCGTGCTTTGCGTATCCTCGAGCGTAGGTCGGACCGGCCGCGCCTACTGGGGACCATACGCGGTAAGCAAGTTTGCTCTGGAAGGCTTCATGCAGGTCCTGGCCGACGAGCAGGATGGCACCAGCAAGATTCGGGTCAACAGCATCAACCCCGGCGCCACACGCACCGCCATGCGGGCTGAGGCCTATCCCAGCGAAGAACCAGGCAATCTGGTGACGCCTGCGGAGATCATGCCGGCCTTCCTTTACCTGCTCGGCGACGACAGCTTGACGGTGAACGGTCAAGCCCTGGATGCGCAGTAG
- a CDS encoding GGDEF domain-containing protein — protein MNSTSGNTIDFDSARLKIKSAGAQASKSVHSSASPSVSQLQQSLSQLLQTSLEMDRILGLFFATLQQALELNSLEYRHDAKQLQFDFGSPALHRCSYRLTHLGDFLGELRFSRSKRFSEAQLKGLESLLGSLLYPLRNALLYHEAIACALNDPLTGCGNRLALDQALDREIKHAIRKRTDLSMMVIDIDHFKTINDTYGHAFGDEALKAMVSACEGCLRAVDGLFRLGGEEFVVLLSDTSLVDARMVAERIRNAIAEMQFQLDGQPIPLTVSIGVARRRNDESQQALYERCDQQMYKAKRGGRNQVIAEG, from the coding sequence ATGAACTCCACTTCCGGAAACACCATCGACTTTGACAGCGCACGGCTAAAGATAAAATCAGCCGGCGCGCAGGCCAGCAAGTCCGTGCACAGCAGCGCCAGCCCGTCTGTCAGTCAGTTGCAACAAAGCCTCAGTCAGTTGCTGCAAACCTCGCTGGAAATGGATCGCATCCTCGGCCTGTTCTTTGCCACCCTGCAACAGGCGCTCGAACTGAACAGTCTGGAGTACCGCCACGATGCCAAGCAGCTGCAGTTCGACTTCGGCAGCCCGGCGCTGCATCGTTGCAGCTACCGTCTGACCCACCTGGGCGATTTTCTCGGTGAATTGCGTTTCAGCCGCAGCAAGCGATTCAGTGAAGCCCAGCTGAAAGGTCTTGAAAGCCTGCTCGGCAGCCTGCTCTATCCTCTGCGCAACGCTTTGCTGTACCACGAAGCCATTGCCTGCGCGCTGAACGACCCGCTGACCGGGTGTGGCAACCGCCTGGCACTGGATCAGGCGCTCGACCGGGAAATCAAGCACGCCATCCGCAAACGGACTGACCTGTCGATGATGGTGATCGACATTGATCACTTCAAAACCATCAACGACACCTACGGTCATGCCTTTGGCGATGAAGCGCTGAAAGCCATGGTCAGTGCCTGCGAAGGTTGCCTGCGGGCAGTGGATGGCCTGTTCCGGCTTGGCGGGGAAGAATTCGTGGTACTGCTAAGCGACACCAGCCTGGTGGATGCGCGCATGGTTGCCGAGCGAATCCGCAACGCCATAGCCGAGATGCAGTTCCAACTGGATGGCCAGCCGATTCCGTTGACTGTCAGCATTGGGGTTGCCCGTCGACGCAACGATGAAAGCCAGCAAGCCCTGTACGAGCGCTGTGATCAGCAAATGTACAAGGCCAAGCGCGGCGGTCGCAATCAGGTCATCGCTGAAGGCTGA
- the ubiG gene encoding bifunctional 2-polyprenyl-6-hydroxyphenol methylase/3-demethylubiquinol 3-O-methyltransferase UbiG produces the protein MSLNVDRAEIAKFEALASRWWDRNSEFRPLHEINPLRCNWIDERVGLAGKRVLDVGCGGGILAEAMAQRGAEVTGIDMGEAPLAVARLHQLESGVEVDYQQTTAEELADAQPESFDVVTCLEMLEHVPDPSSVIAACARLVKPGGQIFFSTINRNPKSFVFAILGAEYILRLLPRGTHEFAKFIRPAELGNWAREAKLDLQDITGLTYNPLTKVYKLEANVDVNYMMHFQRSL, from the coding sequence ATGAGTCTTAATGTTGATCGCGCTGAAATCGCCAAATTCGAAGCCCTGGCCAGCCGCTGGTGGGACCGCAACAGCGAATTCCGTCCGCTGCACGAAATCAATCCACTGCGCTGCAACTGGATTGACGAACGCGTTGGTCTGGCTGGCAAGCGGGTTCTCGATGTCGGCTGTGGCGGCGGCATCCTGGCTGAAGCCATGGCCCAGCGCGGCGCCGAAGTGACCGGCATCGATATGGGCGAAGCGCCTTTGGCCGTCGCCCGCCTGCATCAGCTGGAGTCGGGTGTCGAAGTGGATTACCAGCAAACCACGGCAGAAGAGCTGGCTGACGCACAGCCGGAGAGTTTTGATGTGGTTACCTGTCTGGAAATGCTCGAACACGTGCCCGACCCGTCGTCAGTGATCGCCGCCTGCGCGCGGCTGGTCAAGCCGGGCGGCCAGATATTCTTTTCCACCATCAACCGCAATCCGAAATCCTTCGTGTTTGCCATCCTCGGGGCCGAATACATCTTGCGCCTGTTACCACGCGGCACCCACGAGTTCGCCAAATTCATTCGGCCGGCCGAACTGGGCAACTGGGCCCGCGAAGCCAAACTGGACCTGCAGGACATCACCGGGCTGACCTACAACCCGCTGACCAAGGTGTACAAGCTGGAAGCCAATGTCGACGTCAATTACATGATGCATTTTCAGCGGAGTCTCTAA
- a CDS encoding HAD-IA family hydrolase, producing the protein MRRGVLFDLDGTLLDTVEDFYRIIEQMRSERAAPEVPAQVIRQQVSNGSVGMLCAAFAIRPDAADFTALRDDFLQRYEQQLAVHTRPFPGITELLDWLDEEQIPWGVVTNKLSRFSIPLLAAMGWSERCAALVCPDQVSQPKPHPEPLFKACEQMAVDPVGSLFVGDHLRDIDAGRAAGMQTVAALYGYLPVGDDPGRWQADHCITHAVELRPWLTRQWQPEKCHV; encoded by the coding sequence ATGCGTCGCGGTGTACTTTTTGACCTTGATGGCACCCTGCTGGATACCGTTGAGGATTTCTATCGCATCATCGAACAGATGCGCAGCGAACGGGCCGCACCCGAGGTCCCCGCCCAGGTGATCCGCCAACAGGTATCCAATGGTTCGGTCGGGATGCTCTGTGCTGCCTTTGCCATCCGCCCGGACGCGGCGGATTTCACTGCCCTGCGCGACGATTTTCTGCAACGCTACGAACAGCAGCTGGCCGTCCACACCCGCCCCTTCCCCGGCATCACTGAATTGCTGGACTGGCTGGATGAGGAGCAGATTCCCTGGGGCGTGGTGACCAACAAACTGAGTCGCTTCAGCATTCCCTTGCTGGCCGCCATGGGCTGGTCCGAGCGCTGCGCAGCGCTGGTCTGTCCTGACCAGGTCAGCCAGCCCAAACCCCACCCGGAACCCTTGTTCAAAGCCTGCGAACAAATGGCCGTTGATCCGGTCGGCAGTCTGTTTGTCGGCGACCACCTGCGCGATATCGACGCTGGACGCGCCGCTGGTATGCAGACCGTCGCCGCCCTGTACGGCTATTTGCCGGTGGGTGATGACCCCGGCCGCTGGCAAGCTGATCACTGTATAACTCATGCTGTCGAGTTACGCCCCTGGCTGACCCGGCAGTGGCAACCGGAGAAATGCCATGTTTGA